From one Streptomyces chromofuscus genomic stretch:
- a CDS encoding SH3 domain-containing protein, whose amino-acid sequence MSATATATASETPTETSETETEAGAEALSAATTLVRYYPVAPGVRLNVRSGPGTDYRIVRVLPEGTTVPIYCQRPGETITGPYGTSNLWDCIANSQYVSDAYVKTGSDGYVAPRCA is encoded by the coding sequence CTGAGCGCGACGGCGACGGCGACGGCGTCTGAGACGCCGACTGAGACCTCGGAGACAGAGACGGAGGCCGGGGCGGAGGCGCTGAGCGCGGCCACGACGCTGGTCCGCTACTACCCGGTCGCCCCGGGTGTCCGGCTCAACGTCCGCAGCGGTCCCGGCACCGACTACCGCATCGTCCGCGTCCTGCCCGAGGGCACCACCGTCCCGATCTACTGCCAGCGCCCCGGCGAGACGATCACCGGCCCGTACGGCACGTCCAACCTCTGGGACTGCATCGCCAACTCCCAGTACGTTTCGGACGCCTACGTCAAGACCGGCAGCGACGGCTACGTCGCACCGCGCTGCGCCTGA
- a CDS encoding EamA/RhaT family transporter: MGGGPRPEPLRFFGTAWVDHDSGYTARRIAVSLGSLAAAVAACLLLRLAYEGIRLAETGGFVPLLVVVMFAVCSSLAFRHTWEGFTKRHDPERQSALRGLLTIGFVGSLLAYFFRSLTEAPGEKLHREEYETALQAHENRTTRRTGNPAKRRRRA, translated from the coding sequence ATGGGCGGCGGGCCCCGCCCCGAACCCCTGCGCTTCTTCGGCACGGCCTGGGTCGACCACGACTCCGGCTACACCGCCCGCCGCATCGCCGTGTCCCTCGGTTCGCTCGCCGCGGCCGTCGCCGCCTGCCTGCTGCTCCGTCTCGCCTACGAAGGCATCCGGCTCGCCGAGACGGGCGGCTTCGTACCGCTCCTGGTCGTCGTCATGTTCGCGGTCTGCAGCTCCCTCGCCTTCCGGCACACCTGGGAGGGCTTCACCAAGCGCCACGACCCCGAACGCCAGTCCGCCCTCCGAGGCCTCCTCACCATCGGCTTTGTCGGCTCCCTCCTCGCCTACTTCTTCCGCTCCCTCACCGAGGCTCCCGGCGAGAAACTGCACCGCGAGGAGTACGAAACGGCCCTCCAGGCCCACGAGAACCGCACCACCCGCCGCACCGGCAACCCAGCGAAGAGACGCCGCCGCGCTTGA